In Jannaschia sp. W003, the genomic stretch GCAGGCCCTCGCCCACGGGCGGCAGCGCGACGCCGCCGTCCTCCGCCGCCGGCGGGGGCAAGAGGTCCACCACCGAGCCCGAGCCGGACCGCGTGCCCGCCACGATGGTGAGCGCGATCGAGGTCGCCAGGAACGCGATCGCGAAGCCCCAGGTCACCTTGGTCATCGCGCTGGCCGCCTGGCGCCCGGTCATGGCGCCGCCGCCCCCGCCCATGCCGAGCCCGCCCCCCTCGGAGCGCTGCAGCAGCACGATGCCGATCAGCCCGAGGGCCAGGATCAGGTGCACGACGAGCAGGACGTTTTCCAAGGCGGCGCTCCGGTTCCGAATGACCCGCGCTGTCTAGAGACCGGGGCGCGGCGCCGCAAGCCCGGGGGCGGAACGGGCGCGCCGTGCCGCGCATTGGGGTGAAGTCACTGGACGCGAAGGAGAATCGCCATGGACGACTGCGCCGAAGCCTGCGCCGCCTGCATGAACCGCTGCGCCACCTGCCTCGACAAGTGCATCGGGATGGACGGCATGGAGGCGTGCATCCGCGCCTGCCGCGACTGCATGCTGATCTGCGCCACCTGCGCGCGCCTGTGCGCCGCCAACAGCGACATGGCGCCGGCCCACGCCAAGGTCTGCGCCGAGGCCTGCGAGCGGTGCCACGAGATCTGCTCGGGCCACGACAACGAGCACTGCCGGGCCTGCGCCGAGGCCTGCAAGCGCTGCATGGAGGAATGCCGCAAGATGGCGGCCTGACGACCGCCCTTTCGCCGGGCGCCCCCCCGCGCTAGAGGGGCGCCCGCGCAGCCGGGGGATACGGGTCATGGCGAACGTGGTGGTGGTCGGCGCCCAGTGGGGCGACGAGGGCAAGGGCAAGATCGTGGACTGGCTCTCGGAGCGGGCCGACGTGATCGCCCGCTTCCAGGGTGGCCACAACGCGGGCCACACGCTGGTGATCGACGGCAAGGTCTACAAGCTCCACGCGCTTCCGTCGGGCGTGGTGCGGGGCGGCAAGCTCTCGGTGATCGGCAACGGCGTGGTTCTCGACCCGTGGCACCTGATGGAGGAGATCGCCACCTTGCGCGGGCAGGGCGTGGAGATCACCCCCGAGACGCTGGTGGTGGCCGAGAACACGCCGCTGATCCTGCCGCTCCACGGCGAGCTGGACCGCGCCCGCGAGGCCGCCGCCACCGGAAACGTGAAGATCGGCACCACCGGGCGGGGCATCGGGCCGGCCTACGAGGACAAGGTGGGCCGCCGCGCGATCCGGGTGGCAGACCTCGCCGACGCCGCCACGCTGGAGGCCCGCGTCGACCGCGCGCTGCTGCACCACGACGCCCTGCGCCGCGGGCTGGGCATGGAGCCGGTGGACCGCGAGGACCTGCTCGCGCGCCTACGCGCCGTCGCCGCCGACCTCCTGCCCTTCGCCGGCCCCGTCTGGCGCCGCATGGACGAAGCGCGCCGCGCCGGCCGCCGCATCCTCTTCGAGGGGGCCCAAGGCGCTCTGCTCGACATAGACTTCGGCACCTACCCTTACGTCACCTCGTCGAACGTGATCGCCGGTCAGGCGGCCACTGGGGTCGGCCTCGGGCCGGGCGCGATCGACTTCGTGCTGGGCATCGTGAAGGCCTACACCACGCGCGTCGGCGAGGGGCCGTTCCCGACCGAGCTGCACGACGCCGACGGCGAGCGCCTCGGCACCCGCGGCCACGAGTTCGGCACCACCACCGGGCGCAAGCGGCGCTGCGGCTGGTTCGACGCCACCCTCGTGCGCCAGACCTGCGCCACCTCGGGCGTGGACGGGATCGCGCTGACCAAGCTCGACGTGCTGGACGGGTTCGAGCGCTTGCGCATCTGCACCGGCTACCGGCTGGGCGACCAGACGCTGGACCACCTGCCCACCGCCGCCGAGGCGCAGGCCCGCTGCGAGCCGATCTACGAGGAGATGGAGGGCTGGAGCGAGTCCACGGAAGGCGCGCGCTCCTGGGCCGACCTGCCGGGCGGGGCCATCAAGTACGTGCGGCGCATCGAGGAGTTGGTGCGCTGCCCGGTCGCGCTACTGTCCACCTCGCCCGAGCGCGAGGACACCATTCTGGTGCGCGACCCGTTCGAGGACTGACGAGGAGCGCCCATGGCCCTGCGCTACAAGACCCGCAAGCGACTGAGCTACCTGCTGATCTTCGTCGGGCTGCCGCTCTACGTGGTGGTTGCCGTCACTGTCGTGGGCTGGTTCGACCGCCCCCCGATCTGGCTCGAGCTTCTGCTCTACGCGGTGCTGGGCGTGCTGTGGATTCTGCCCTTCCGCGCCGTGGTGCGCGGCGTGGGCCAGCCCGATCCAGACGCGCCGCCGCCCCCGGCGGACGAGCGCTAACGAGCGACCTTCCACGGGGCGGTCCCGGGGGCCGCGTCGCGCCGTCCCCGGAACGCCAAACGCCCCCTTGCGGGGGCGCTCCATCGGTCGTGGTAAGGCTCTCAGCCCGCGCGGCGGGTGGCGGCGGCCAGGAACCGCGAGTTCTCGTCGAGCACGAAGCTGCCGCGGCGCTGCTTGCGGATCGTGCCCTCGCGCAGGAGCTGGCCGAAGGCGCGCAGCCCGTCCTCGCGGCTGAACGTGTCGTCGGCCTCCGAGGCGAGGTGGAGGAGGCGGGGGCGCGAGAAGCTCTCCTCGCCCATCACCTGCACGCTGTAGGCCGCCGCCGCCTCGAGCACCTCGGCGAGGTCCTCGGCGCCGAGCCGCGCCGCGAAGGCCTCGAACTCGGTGTCTGCGGCGCCGCCCTGCGCGGTGCCCTCGGCCGCGGTCGCGTTCACCGCGGCCAGCATCTCCAGCTCCTCGGTGTCGGCCTCGATGGCACGGCGCACGCGGCGGGGCCGCACGCTCTCGCTCGGAGCGCCCGCGGTCGTCGCGGCGGTGGGCTCCTCCTCGATCCGCTGCGCCGAGACCAGCACCAGCGGCGCGGGGCGCGGGGTCGGCCGCTCGGTCCGGCCCGCGCCCTCGGCGGGCGGCGAGGCGCGGCGCGGGCGCACCGTGCTCGCGAGGTCCGCGCGGTAGGCGCCGGTGTCGTCCTCGCGGGGCTGGTCGAGCGAGCTGTCGGCCCGGCGCGCGGCGACCGCCGCCTTGAGGTGCGAGATGTTCGCATGCGCCCGGCTGGTCTCCACGCCCGACAGGCGGCTGTCGGTGGCGGCGAAGAGCCGCTCGAGGTCGGGGCTGCCGTCGGAGGACTGCGCCGCCTCGCCCCCGTCGGTCCGGGGCTCCTCGGCCGAGGCGGCCTCGGGGCGGGCCGCGCGGCGGTCGGTGGCAGGCGCGTCCGGCGCGGCGTCGTCCCCGGCGGGGCCGGCCACTTCGGCGGCCTCCTCGGCGACGTCCGTTTCGCGGTCCTCTTCGTCCACGGTGTTTTCGGCGGCGATGCGACGAAGCTCGGCCTCGATGTCGTCCTCGCCGGCCTCCGCCTCGGGCTCGGTGCCCACGGGGTCGGCGTCGGCCGCGGCCAGCAGCGCCTCGAGGTCGTCGGGCAGGTCGTCCTCGTCCTGATCCTCGTCCGCCGCGTCCATCGCGGCGGCGGGCTCGTCGCCCTCGGCCGCGATCAGGGCGAGCTCGGCAAGCAGGTCGGCGTCCTCGTCCTCGTCCATCGCGGCGGGCGCATCGTCCGCCTCGGCAGCCGGCTCCTCGAAGGCGGGCGTTTCGGCGATCGGCTCCTCGAAGGCAGATTCTCCGAACGCAGGCGCCTCGTCGGCTTCGGCGGCGGGCGCCGTTTCCGGCTGGTCGGAAACCGTGTCGGGCGTAACGTCCCGCGCGAAGTCGTCGGCCTCGGCCTCGACCGGCGGCAGGTCCGCTTCGGCCTCCGGGGCGGCCGTGGCGGTCTCGGCCGGCTCGTCCGCGGCGGCGATCGGCGCGGGGTCCGCGCGTCCGAGGCGGCGGATGCGGATGCGGCGCAGGCGGCGGGCGGGCTTCCGGTCGGTCGCGCCCTCGGACAGCTCCTCGGCGACCACCTCCTCGGCCGTCTCCACGGCGTACGGCAGCGCCTCGGTCTCCGCAGCGGCCTCGTCGGCAGCCTGCGGGTCCATGGGGGCGTCCGATGCGTCGTCCGCAGCAGCGTCGTCGGCGAGCGCCGCATCGGCCTCGTCCGCTTTGCCCACCGCGTCGGCTCCCTCGTCGTGTGCCTCCGGCGCGTCGTCGCCATCGAGCGCCGCCGGCGCCACGTCCGCATATTCGAACGCCAGTTCGGGCGCCTCGTCCATGCCCACCACGGCTTCCTGGTCCGCGGCATCGGCAGGGGCGGCCATCTCGTCCGCTTCGACGGTCGCCGCGTCCTCGATATAGGCGCCGTCATCGCCTTCGCCGTAAGCGAGGTCCGCAGCCACCGTTTCGGCGCCCGTCGCTTCCGCCTCGCCGTCCGGCTCGGCGTGGAGCGTGCCGTCGGCGGCGACGATCTCGGCCGACGCCTCGCCGGCATCCGCCTCGCGGTCCTCGGCGGTCATGTCCTCGCCTTCCGCCTCGCCGCTGAATGCCACTTCCTCATCCCCGGCAGGCATCTCGTCGGCTTCCTCGGCGACATGCTCGGGCACGGCCCCCGAGGAGACGGCTTCGGAGGCTTCCGCGCGGTCCGCCTCGGTGGCCTGCGCGAGCGCGGCCACTGCGCTCGACGCGCTGAGCGGCTCGTCCTCGTCGTAGGCGTCGATGTCGGCGGTCTCGTCGGCGGGAATGTCGATGCGGAAGGTGGGGCGCGCCGCCTCGTCCTCGAAGCGCGCGGCGAGGCTGGCGGCCTCGCGGGCGCCCTCGGCGCGGTCGGCCTCCACCATGCCGCGGATGCGGGCGAGCTTCGCGGCCACGGAGTCGTCCGAGGTCGCGCGCCGGGCGGGGGCCGTGAAGGCGGCCTCGCCCACGTCGTCCTCGGCGTCGTCGATCGCGTCGAGGTCGATCACCTCGGGCGCGCGTGCCGCGGCCGCGGCGGCCTCGGGCTCCGCCTCGGGGGCCGCGGGCTCCGCGGCGGGCGCTTCGGTGACCGCCGCCTCGGCGGCCTCCGGCAGGGCTTCGGGCGCGGCCTCGCGGCGCGGCGCGGCCAGCGGCATCGGCGCCGCGCTCTCGGCGGCCTCGGCGGCGATGCGCGTCGCGGTGTCCACCGCGGCCGGCTCGGGCGCCACGTCCTCGGAGGGGCGCAGGGTCACGCCCTCGCCGCCCTCGTTCGGGCGCGCCTCGACCTGGCGCTTGGCGCGGGCCTCGGCGATGGAGCGCAGCATGGCCATGTCTGGGGTCGGGGGCTCGGCGCCGAAGTAGCGGTCCTCGGCGGCCAGATCGCGGAAGTACTCCGCGATGTCGGTCATGGTCGAGAAGGGGTCGTCGAAGCCTTCCAGCGTGCAGGAGAAGGTTCCGTAGGCAACCGTCAGGATCTTGTTCGCGGGTGTCATGCTGTCATACCGCTTTCTCCCCGAGCCCCGGGGTCTGTCTACCACGTTCACCGCGCACCTAACGATAGGATTCAAGACAATTCGTGCCCGGATCGGGACGATTTGCGGAAACGAAGGGCGAAATCTTGCCGGAATTGTTCATGAACGGGCGGGGCAGGGACGCGGTGACCCTCGTCGGTGGCGCCCCCCTTGCCACGCCGGTCCTTGAGGACGCGTTAACGCGCGCGCCGCGCCTCTTGGCCGCCGACGGCGGCGCCGACGCCTGCCTCGCCCGCGGACTGGTTCCCGAACGGGTGGTGGGCGACATGGACAGCCTGTCGCCCGAGGCCGCGCGCCGCTTCGCGGACCGCCTCGTGCCGGTGCCCGAGCAGGACAGCACCGACTTCGCGAAGGCGCTGCGCGGGCTCGACGCCCCGTTCGTGCTCGCCGTGGGGTTCCTTGCGGCGCGCGTCGATCACGCCCTCGCCGCCTTCTCGCACCTCGCCGAGCGGGGCGGAGCGGCGCCGCCCGCGATCCTCCTGAGCGAGCACGACTGCATCGCGCTCCTGCCGCCGCGCATCGACCTCGCGCTCCAGCCCGGCGACCGGGTGTCGCTCTGGCCGCTGGGGCCCGTGCGGGCGCGCTCCTCCGGTCTGCGCTGGCCGCTCGAGGGCATCGCGCTCGATCCGGCGGGGCGCGTGGGCACCTCGAACCGCGCCGAGGGCGCGGTGCGCCTCGAATGCCGCGGCCCTTGCCTGTTGATCCTCGACCACGCCCGGCTCCCCGCGCTGCTCGCGGGGCTGGGCAGGGGGGCGGCGCCGGGGTAAGACGGGGCCGACACCGCTGAGGAGCACGACATGGGACGTCCCAACCCCATCGACATGGCGAAGTACGTCTCGGCCCGGCGCGCGGTGGACTACGTGCAGGACGGAATGCGCGTGGGCCTCGGCACCGGCTCCACCGCCGCGTGGATGGTGCGCTGCCTCGGCGAGCTCGTGCGCGAGGACGGGCTGCGCGTCACCGGCGTGCCCACCTCTTCGCGCACCGCCGACCTCGCGCGGCACTGCGGCGTGCCGATCACCACGCTCGAGGACGCCAAGTGGCTCGACCTGACGATCGACGGGGCCGACGAGGTGGACGACGACCTCAACCTCATCAAGGGCGGGGGCGGGGCGCTCCTGCAGGAGAAGATCGTCGCCACCGCCTCGGACATGATGGTGGTGATCGCCGACCCCGCCAAGCGCGTGGAGACGCTGGGGGCCTTCCCGCTGCCCGTCGAGGTGATCCCGTTCGGCTGGCAGACCACGAAGGCGCTGATTGAGGAGAGCCTGATCGGACAGGACATCGGCGGCCGCGCCGTCACGTTGCGCCTCGCGCAGGACGCGCCGTTCCGCACCGACGAGGGCAACATGATCCTCGACCTGCACCTGCGCCGCATCGGCTCGGCGCGCCAGCTCGCGCTCCTGCTCAACCAGATCCCCGGCGTGGTCGAGAACGGCCTGTTCCTCGACATCGCCGACGTGGTGGTCACGGGGCGGCAGGACGGCACCGTGGAGGTGCGCGACATCAACCACGGCACCACCACCGACGAGCGCGTGGACCT encodes the following:
- a CDS encoding DUF2842 domain-containing protein, with product MALRYKTRKRLSYLLIFVGLPLYVVVAVTVVGWFDRPPIWLELLLYAVLGVLWILPFRAVVRGVGQPDPDAPPPPADER
- the rpiA gene encoding ribose-5-phosphate isomerase RpiA; this encodes MGRPNPIDMAKYVSARRAVDYVQDGMRVGLGTGSTAAWMVRCLGELVREDGLRVTGVPTSSRTADLARHCGVPITTLEDAKWLDLTIDGADEVDDDLNLIKGGGGALLQEKIVATASDMMVVIADPAKRVETLGAFPLPVEVIPFGWQTTKALIEESLIGQDIGGRAVTLRLAQDAPFRTDEGNMILDLHLRRIGSARQLALLLNQIPGVVENGLFLDIADVVVTGRQDGTVEVRDINHGTTTDERVDLRDDDNLFAGVTD
- the secG gene encoding preprotein translocase subunit SecG, yielding MENVLLVVHLILALGLIGIVLLQRSEGGGLGMGGGGGAMTGRQAASAMTKVTWGFAIAFLATSIALTIVAGTRSGSGSVVDLLPPPAAEDGGVALPPVGEGLLPPSATDAPLTPPRSE
- a CDS encoding adenylosuccinate synthase, which codes for MANVVVVGAQWGDEGKGKIVDWLSERADVIARFQGGHNAGHTLVIDGKVYKLHALPSGVVRGGKLSVIGNGVVLDPWHLMEEIATLRGQGVEITPETLVVAENTPLILPLHGELDRAREAAATGNVKIGTTGRGIGPAYEDKVGRRAIRVADLADAATLEARVDRALLHHDALRRGLGMEPVDREDLLARLRAVAADLLPFAGPVWRRMDEARRAGRRILFEGAQGALLDIDFGTYPYVTSSNVIAGQAATGVGLGPGAIDFVLGIVKAYTTRVGEGPFPTELHDADGERLGTRGHEFGTTTGRKRRCGWFDATLVRQTCATSGVDGIALTKLDVLDGFERLRICTGYRLGDQTLDHLPTAAEAQARCEPIYEEMEGWSESTEGARSWADLPGGAIKYVRRIEELVRCPVALLSTSPEREDTILVRDPFED
- a CDS encoding four-helix bundle copper-binding protein; its protein translation is MDDCAEACAACMNRCATCLDKCIGMDGMEACIRACRDCMLICATCARLCAANSDMAPAHAKVCAEACERCHEICSGHDNEHCRACAEACKRCMEECRKMAA
- a CDS encoding thiamine diphosphokinase — protein: MPELFMNGRGRDAVTLVGGAPLATPVLEDALTRAPRLLAADGGADACLARGLVPERVVGDMDSLSPEAARRFADRLVPVPEQDSTDFAKALRGLDAPFVLAVGFLAARVDHALAAFSHLAERGGAAPPAILLSEHDCIALLPPRIDLALQPGDRVSLWPLGPVRARSSGLRWPLEGIALDPAGRVGTSNRAEGAVRLECRGPCLLILDHARLPALLAGLGRGAAPG